The genomic interval TTTTACCAAGACAAGCATCAATTGCAATGATAAAGGGGTTTTGATATTGTTCATTGATGATATTCATATAATGAATCAGATTTGTTGCATGGACAGGTTCTTCTAGTGTACCAAATATAGGGGAAGCAACTTGTAAACTCTTTAATTTCGTGCCGGTTAGTGGGCCAAGCGCATCTCCTGTAGAACGGTCTGTACCTATACAGACAAATACGATATCTTGGTTTGTTTTCTGTGCCTCATATAAAAGGGTTTGTATCTTGGTTGCAAAGTCGAAAATTATGGTAGGGGTATGAACTGAAAATTTTGATTCTACTTTTTTAGGTTTAAAAATATTTGTTAGCATAGTGCACTCCTGTTATTTATTTGAACATTATCATTATGTCCGGAGACACTACTTCTTTATACAGAAAATATCTAGGAACGTAATTTTTATAATATTTTTATAATTTATACATTGCAAACAAGAATAATACAAAGTAAAAAGCAAAAAAAATTAAAAAATAAAAATATATAATGTATCCTTGTATACCGCAAAACAATGCAGTACAAAATTTTGCGAAATAAATTTTAGTGTATGTGTAAATGGTAGGAATTATACTCATTAAAAAGGGTTACTTAACATTATTAACATAATTCTTGCTGTGTATAATAAAACAATTAGTGAATATTTATACAATAAAAAACGTTTATATTACAGAAAATTAACGATAATAAGCATTATTATGCAACTTTATTTTAAATATGCATATTGACAGTATAAGGTTTCGTTTTTATAATGAATATACATTACATGCATATAATATTGACAGTGAACAAATGTATATTAGTAATGGAAAGAGTATAACGATATGCCTTGTAATATCGTCCAGTTCAATCTAATTTCAATAATAAATAATGGCGTTTATTTATTGATTTTATATTAATTTGGTTTATAAATTGGCCATGCGACAGTGAAGAGGAGAAAAGTAGCTGGAGCAAGGTTTTTTTATTGAAATAGATTGCATGTAATGAAGACAAAACATAAAAATCATGAGTATGTGAGTATTCTTAAATTTAAGAGTGCTTAGATAGATTGATTTTTAAATTTGTGTATCTGATATGGGGGAGAGAATATGTGTAGGATTGGATCAATAAAGAGTAAAGTACCGGTTCATCCATCAAAAGCTTTGCATTTGATGTTGCCGCAGCAAGAAGGCCATGATAACTCTGGTTTTGCTATGGTTATGCAGGATTTGTATGGAGTTTTCACTGAGTATAAAGATAAACCATTATTATCTTTGGCATGTACACAACGCGGCGCCCAGCTGGTAGAAGATTATATGGACAGTCATAACTTTGTTCAACTGGCAGAATGGATTCCAAAGCCCAATAAACAACCGGGGTTAGATATAAAAGCGATGCCTTACTATATTTTCCGTAACTATGATTATCCAGAACAATATCATGATAAATCTCAAGCAGAGCGTGAAGAACTTATGCTGGATACGCGGCTCGCGCTTCGCAGTATATTAGAGGAAGAGGCAGAAGGGTATGTATATTCTTTCTGGCCAGATGTTTTGACCTTAAAAGAAATTGGTGATCCACGGGATATTGCCACTTATTTTAGATTATGGGATGACAGTGGAATGTTGATGGCCAAAAGTATCATCACGCAATGTCGTCAAAATACAAACTATGATATTGTACGTTACGCCGCACATCCGTTTTTTATTCAAGGCTATACATTATGTGCGAATGGTGAAAATACATTCTATACAAAGAATATGGAATATCAGAAATCTTTGCATCGTGGGTATATTGGTTTTGAGTCGGATTCACAGAATTTCATTTATACATTGCATTATGTACTTCGCCAATTAAAATGGCCGATTCAATATTATAAGCATGTGATTACGCCACTGACATTTGCTGAAGCTGAGGAGCGGCAGGATAAGAAAGTACTGAGTGTCATTCGACAATCTTTAGGTCATTTAGAAATCAACGGGCCGAATACAATCATTGCATTATTGCCGAGTGGTGATATGATGACCTGCTGTGATTCGAAGAAACTTCGTCCGGTTGTTGTTGGCGGAGATGATACAACAATTGCAATTGCATCTGAAGTTTGTGGTTTAAATGCAATTTTACCAAATCGTGATATGGCAAAAGACATTTATCCAAATGAACGTGAGGTCGTTTTGATTAATAATGAATTGGAGGTGCAAAGATGGAAGCAGTAAGAACGCAGGATGTTGGTGTAAATGACTTGAAATGGAAAATAGAATATTACGCCGAGCGCTGCACGATGTGCGGGAGTTGTATTGCAGCTTGTACGAAGAATGCAATTGAAGCTTGTATGGCACGACGTTCTATTACTGTTTCTACTGCACATCAGCCAGAACCTTTGAAAGAGCATAAAGCGGTCCCTGTGATACGTCAAGTGGCGAGTATAGATAGTGCCTGTATTGGCTGTGGGATGTGTGAAAAGGTTTGTCCTAATCGGGCAATAAAACCGGTTCGCAATCCTGATAATCGTGTAAATTTGCTGGCACGCGATCATGGGCCGATAAAACGCGGCGGACGTACGAACTTAAATGCACAACGTACGCTAGACCATATTATTGTTGGAAGAATATCGCAAATGACAGATCCAGCGCTTGATTCGGAACGTCATACTTTTGATATCCGGGCTCCATTCGGAAGAGTACTATTGCCTGGTGAATTGCCATTGGTATCAGAAAATGGTGAATTAAGATTAACTGAAAAAACACCACCTGTGAATTGGATATATCCGTTGATTTTTAGTGATATGTCTATAGGGGCTTTATCAACAAGAGCATGGGAAGCGGTTTCTTTAGCGACAGCCTATCTGAATGAAAAACATCATTTGCCGATTCGTATGAGTTCCGGTGAAGGTGGGATGCCGGTAAAATTACTGGAATCAGAAAAATTAAAATATATGATTTTGCAAATTGCTTCGGGACATTTCGGCTGGAATCGCATTATCAAGGCTATGCCAAGAATGAAAGTAGATCCGGCTGGTATTTTAATTAAAATCGGGCAAGGGGCAAAACCTGGTGACGGCGGACTTTTACCAGCGGCAAAAGTTGCGGAACATGTGCAGGCAATTCGCGGTGTCCCAAAAGCGACTTTAAGCTCACCGCCGAATCATCAAGGTTTATATTCTATTGAGGAATCCGTACAAAAAATGCATTTATCTTTAAATGCCGCATTTGGTTTTAGAGTTCCTGTAGCGATTAAATGCGCGGCCTCGGCCACTTCGGTATCCGTATATAATAATTTGCTTCGTGATCCATATAAAATTTGCGGCGGATTCTTTATTGATGGTATTCAAGGTGGAACTGGTGCTGCGAATGAAGTTTCTTTGGATCATACAGGACATCCGGTCGTATCTAAATTACGTGAATGTTATTTAGCAGCTGTAAAGCAAGGTTTGCAAGGTCAGATTCCACTTTGGGCGGGCGGCGGTATTGGCTTAACTGGAAATGCAGCAGCGGATGCATTTAAAATGATTTGTTTAGGAGCAAATGGTGTTTTTGTAGGAAAAATTTTAATACAATTACTTGGCTGTGTTGGGAATGAGAATGGGCGTTGTAATGCTTGTTCTACAGGAAAATGTCCAACGGGGATTTGCACGCAGGATCCTCGTTTAGTAAAGCGGTTGGATATTGATAGAGGTGCGCAAAATATTGTTGACTATGTATTGGCATTAGATAATGAAATGCGAAAATTGATGGCACCAATTGGAAATAGTTCGCTTCCGGTAGGACGTTCTGATGCTCTAGTGACGACAGATAAGGCAATTGCCGATAAACTTGGAATACAATATGTATGTTAGGAGGGAAGCTGTGTGTTTAAGATTAATACATTAGAAGGACATAATCGAATGTCAACGCAAGATCTGCTTATGACGATTAGTGAAGCGTTGGCCAATGGGGAAACAGAGTTTGATATCATGGCTTCTGGACAACATGATATTGGTGGACCATTATGGCACCCAGAAGGAAAAAAATTAACCTTCCGTGTAACTAATGCTGGACAGCGCGTTGGTTCTATGTGTCTTGAAAATACAGAAATTATTGTTGATGGGTCAGCCTCTGCTGATGTGGGATGGCTGAATGCCGGTGGTAAAATTGTTGTAAAGGGAGATGCCGGCGATACAGCAGGGCATTGTGCCGCAGCCGGGAAAATTTACATTGGCGGCCGTGCGGGAACGCGTTCAGGCTCATTAATGAAACATGATCCGCTGTATGATGCGCCTGAAATGTGGATTCTAAAAAATGTCGGCAGTTTCTCCTTTGAATTTATGGGTGGCGGTAAGGCTGTGGTTTGTGGATATGACAGTGAGGCGTTTGAATCGGTATTGGGAGACCGGGCTTGTGTAGGAATGGTAGGCGGTGTGCTTTATTTTCGAGGCAAAGCAGCAGGATTTTCTACAACGGAGCTTAAAATCACTGCGCTTGAAGCGGAAGATATTGCTTATTTAGCGGGAAATATGGACGATTTTTTGCAGTCAATTGATAAACCGGAACTTTATGATGCGCTTACAAATTGGAGTGATTGGCATAAATTAAGACCGCTTACGTTTGAAGAACGGGTGCCAAATGCTGCAAGTAATATAAAAGATTTTCGTACGAAAGAATGGAT from Massilibacillus massiliensis carries:
- a CDS encoding class II glutamine amidotransferase domain-containing protein — protein: MCRIGSIKSKVPVHPSKALHLMLPQQEGHDNSGFAMVMQDLYGVFTEYKDKPLLSLACTQRGAQLVEDYMDSHNFVQLAEWIPKPNKQPGLDIKAMPYYIFRNYDYPEQYHDKSQAEREELMLDTRLALRSILEEEAEGYVYSFWPDVLTLKEIGDPRDIATYFRLWDDSGMLMAKSIITQCRQNTNYDIVRYAAHPFFIQGYTLCANGENTFYTKNMEYQKSLHRGYIGFESDSQNFIYTLHYVLRQLKWPIQYYKHVITPLTFAEAEERQDKKVLSVIRQSLGHLEINGPNTIIALLPSGDMMTCCDSKKLRPVVVGGDDTTIAIASEVCGLNAILPNRDMAKDIYPNEREVVLINNELEVQRWKQ
- a CDS encoding glutamate synthase-related protein — encoded protein: MEAVRTQDVGVNDLKWKIEYYAERCTMCGSCIAACTKNAIEACMARRSITVSTAHQPEPLKEHKAVPVIRQVASIDSACIGCGMCEKVCPNRAIKPVRNPDNRVNLLARDHGPIKRGGRTNLNAQRTLDHIIVGRISQMTDPALDSERHTFDIRAPFGRVLLPGELPLVSENGELRLTEKTPPVNWIYPLIFSDMSIGALSTRAWEAVSLATAYLNEKHHLPIRMSSGEGGMPVKLLESEKLKYMILQIASGHFGWNRIIKAMPRMKVDPAGILIKIGQGAKPGDGGLLPAAKVAEHVQAIRGVPKATLSSPPNHQGLYSIEESVQKMHLSLNAAFGFRVPVAIKCAASATSVSVYNNLLRDPYKICGGFFIDGIQGGTGAANEVSLDHTGHPVVSKLRECYLAAVKQGLQGQIPLWAGGGIGLTGNAAADAFKMICLGANGVFVGKILIQLLGCVGNENGRCNACSTGKCPTGICTQDPRLVKRLDIDRGAQNIVDYVLALDNEMRKLMAPIGNSSLPVGRSDALVTTDKAIADKLGIQYVC
- the yyaC gene encoding spore protease YyaC translates to MLTNIFKPKKVESKFSVHTPTIIFDFATKIQTLLYEAQKTNQDIVFVCIGTDRSTGDALGPLTGTKLKSLQVASPIFGTLEEPVHATNLIHYMNIINEQYQNPFIIAIDACLGKIENVGYLSLGLGSVKPGAAVKKDLPPVGDAYITGIVNVSGFMEHLVLQSTRLNLVMTMADTIAKSISFALRHSTLPTMNASL